Proteins encoded together in one Penicillium digitatum chromosome 1, complete sequence window:
- a CDS encoding Heat shock protein DnaJ, N-terminal — protein sequence MFLVATAGVDLYEVLEIHRSSTKEDIRKAYRKAALTNHPDKVPEAEREEASIRFKAVQEAYDILYDDDKRHLYDTHGMSAFNGSGEPGMAGQPDLDDLLAQMFGSGMGGMGGMGGMPGMGGMGGMPGGRPNKPRKSPSEEQDYEVSLEDLYKGKTVRFSSVKNIICSHCKGKGGKEKATAKKCSTCGGHGHKEVLQRMGQFVTQQTVICTTCNGEGSYFAPKDKCKKCKGTRTTEAKKILEIYIPRGAREGDRIVLEGEADQVPDQEPGDIIFKIIEEEHPVFTRAGSDLRATIDITLAESLTGFSRVVIKHLDGRGIELNHPLTAGAILSPGQVLKVPGEGMPMKRTDARGDLYLVVDVKFPDHKWKPTPEMLEKLKEILPKPSPPIKADTVDEVEYDPKGQMEEFGAQDGQNASAWEDEEDDDEPAQCAAQ from the exons ATGTTCTTAGTGGCTACAGCTGGAGTCGACCTCTACG AGGTCCTAGAGATCCATCGGAGCTCAACCAAAGAGGACATTCGCAAGGCATACCGCAAG GCGGCCTTGACCAACCACCCTGACAAAGTCCCTGAAGCCGAGCGTGAAGAAGCCTCAATCCGGTTCAAAGCTGTGCAAGAGGCCTATGACATTCTCTACGATGATGACAAGCGACACCTCTACGACACACACGGAATGTCTGCTTTCAACGGCTCGGGTGAGCCGGGTATGGCAGGACAGCCTGACCTGGATGACTTGCTGGCACAGATGTTCGGTAGTGGCATGGGCGGTATGGGGGGTATGGGCGGGATGCCTGGCATGGGAGGCATGGGAGGAATGCCTGGTGGTCGCCCTAACAAACCGCGCAAGAGCCCCAGCGAAGAGCAAGATTACGAAGTCAGCCTGGAGGATCTTTACAAGGGGAAAACTGTTCGGTTTTCCAGCGTCAAGAACATCATTTGTTCACATTGCAAGGGCAAGGGCGGCAAGGAAAAGGCCACTGCCAAAAAGTGCTCGACTTGCGGTGGCCATGGTCACAAGGAGGTCTTGCAGCGCATGGGGCAGTTTGTGACTCAGCAGACGGTTATCTGTACCACATGTAACGGAGAAGGCTCATACTTTGCCCCGAAGGATAAGTGTAAGAAGTGCAAGGGCACGAGGACGACCGAGGCGAAGAAGATCCTGGAGATCTACATTCCCCGAGGCGCGAG GGAAGGAGACAGGATTGTGTTGGAAGGCGAGGCCGATCAGGTGCCCGATCAAGAGCCCGGCGACATTATTTTCAAAATCATCGAGGAGGAACACCCTGTGTTTACACGTGCGGGCTCGGATCTCCGTGCAACTATTGACATCACTCTTGCTGAATCCTTGACCGGGTTCTCCCGTGTCGTGATCAAGCACCTCGATGGCCGTGGCATTGAGCTTAATCACCCTCTCACCGCCGGTGCTATTCTCTCACCCGGACAGGTCCTCAAGGTTCCCGGAGAGGGAATGCCGATGAAGCGTACCGATGCCCGTGGCGACCTGTACTTGGTTGTTGACGTCAAGTTTCCTGATCACAAGTGGAAGCCTACCCCTGAGATGCTGGAGAAGCTCAAGGAAATCCTCCCCAAACCTAGTCCTCCCATCAAGGCTGACACTGTGGACGAAGTTGAATACGACCCCAAGGGTCAGATGGAAGAATTCGGGGCGCAGGATGGCCAGAACGCATCAGCATgggaagacgaggaagatgacgatgaaccGGCGCAGTGCGCAGCTCAGTAA